CATCGCACGCGACGACTGGGAGCCGGGTCAGCCTTGTCCCGAGTGTGGGACGTCCCACCTCCACGAGATGCATCTGAACGAGGAATGCGCGATTCATCACGATGGGTCGAGCGCGTTCAGCGCCGCCCTCAATCGACTCGGCACCGTCGAGTACTGGTGTCCCGAGTGTGAGACCGTCCTCTACCGCCACGCCGCATACGCTCTCTGGCTCGCCCTCACAAACAACCTCGACCACGACGCCTCAATATGAGCTCTACTGCCGCCGTCTCGTCGACGTCGGACTTCCGGCTGGGTTTCCCCGACGACGTCAACGCCGAGGCTGCGAACACCGCTCGTCGCGTGATCGAGGCCGCCCCTGAAACAGACCGTGTCTACGCGCTCGTCTCTGGCGGCCACGATTCATTGACCGCGATGCACGTCGTCTATCAATCTCACTACCTCGATCTGGATGGTGTCATCCACATCAACACCGGGATCGGCATCCCGGAGACGACCGCATTTGTCGAGGAGCGAGCAGAAGCGCTCGACATCCCGTACTACGAGGTCGGGGCACCCTGCGACGATCCGGGCCGAGAGCACGAGTACCGTCGGCCGCACGAGGAATACACGGCGCTCATCCAGCGGTTTGGCTTCCCTGGCCCCGGAGCGCACAAGTATATGTACTGGAATCTCAAGGAGAAGCCGCTCTCGCGCTTCCTGAAGATGCTTGAGGACGACCTCCTTCTCATCTCCGGTGTCTCCCGGCACGAATCGCAGAACCGGATGGAAAACGTCGACGCGAGCGGTCAGCAGGAGTTCCTTGGCTATCCGACGATCTCTCCGCTCGTCGAATTCACTCCACTCGATGTTCGCCGCTACCGACGCAGCCTCGACCTCCCGATGTCACCCGTAAAGGAGACGCTCGAAATCTCGGGAGAATGCCTCTGTGGGGCGTTCTCCAAACGGAAAGAACTC
This genomic window from Natronomonas marina contains:
- a CDS encoding phosphoadenosine phosphosulfate reductase family protein, encoding MSSTAAVSSTSDFRLGFPDDVNAEAANTARRVIEAAPETDRVYALVSGGHDSLTAMHVVYQSHYLDLDGVIHINTGIGIPETTAFVEERAEALDIPYYEVGAPCDDPGREHEYRRPHEEYTALIQRFGFPGPGAHKYMYWNLKEKPLSRFLKMLEDDLLLISGVSRHESQNRMENVDASGQQEFLGYPTISPLVEFTPLDVRRYRRSLDLPMSPVKETLEISGECLCGAFSKRKELRMIRLFYPDVYRRILCLEATVGAFAALDDGPDEAYNRWGHNRLKDHEREAMDDPDQMLLCQSCEQRHQCNTS